One window of the Ammospiza caudacuta isolate bAmmCau1 chromosome 9, bAmmCau1.pri, whole genome shotgun sequence genome contains the following:
- the LOC131561294 gene encoding uncharacterized protein LOC131561294, protein MFGFCLPWKTLLVLSLAALLADFTKIRAFAGQSECKSTTIDDVNGFLKKFSKCMPEIIAKGEKASVNFLAWTLQGTLDLLRPVQEQFCKQLPPCPRPVAPKNGGLVCVTIDNTQYCKPMCNQGYDFQFLRSSRLYEECGNATGFSWTTQLVGEKVLAVCSPSEVAIGGAKSAYFPSNSTCVHTAAFPEAQAEQLNTFLQELAERGIDGSSRDLGADCVTCGY, encoded by the exons ATGTTCGGCTTCTGCCTCCCCTGGAAAACACTGTTGGTTCTAAGTTTAGCAGCTCTTCTTGCAG ATTTTACCAAAATCCGAGCTTTTGCCGGTCAAAGTGAATGCAAAAGTACAACCATAGATGATGTGAATGGGTTTCTCAAG AAATTTTCAAAATGCATGCCTGAAATCATTGCCAAGGGTGAAAAAGCTTCAGTCAATTTCCTGGCATGGACACTGCAAGGAACTCTTGATCTGCTGCGCCCTGTTCAGGAGCAAT TTTGCAAGCAGCTACCTCCATGCCCACGCCCAGTGGCCCCAAAAAACGGGGGGCTGGTGTGTGTGACCATTGACAACACTCAGTACTGCAAACCCATGTGCAACCAG GGTTATGACTTCCAGttcctcaggagcagcaggctgtaTGAGGAGTGTGGCAATGCCACAGGCTTCTCCTGGACCACGCAGCTGGTTGGGGAAAAGGTGCTGGCAGTCTGCAGCC cctctgaGGTGGCCATCGGTGGAGCTAAATCTGCCTATTTCCCCAGCAACAGCACCTGTGTGCACACGGCTGCCTTCCCTGAggctcaggcagagcagctgaacaccttcctgcaggagctggccgAGCGCGGCATCGACGGCTCCAGCCGGGACCTGGGGGCTGACTGTGTCACCTGTGGCTACTGa
- the LOC131561481 gene encoding pulmonary surfactant-associated protein A-like: MLSYSSYTLIALAALLVTCHALSKCPEISGLPGIPGRNGLKGLPDSLASKFALANLKHRLFQLEAALALNGKIRKVGEKILASNGKKADFVSALQSCEEVGGTLAAPKNEEENKAIMDIVKQYNQYAYLGIRKGETSGQVKYLNGMPLIYSNWHQHEPNGKEKEKCVEMYTDGTWNDKKCNMYRLTICEF; encoded by the exons ATGTTGTCTTACTCATCCTACACCCTCATAGCACTGGCTGCTTTGTTAGTAACTTGCCATGCATTGAGTAAATGCCCAGAAATTTCTGGGCTGCCTGGTATCCCTGGAAGGAATGGTCTGAAAG GTCTGCCTGATTCTCTGGCCAGCAAATTTGCTTTAGCAAATTTGAAGCACCGACTTTTCCAACTTGAGGCTG CGCTTGCTTTGAAtgggaaaataagaaaagtaGGAGAGAAAATACTTGCTAGCAATGGGAAGAAAGCTGACTTTGTGTCTGCACTGCAATCCTGTGAAGAGGTTGGAGGAACTCTTGCAGCCCCCAAGAATGAGGAGGAGAATAAAGCTATTATGGACATTGTGAAGCAGTATAACCAATATGCTTACCTGGGCATTAGAAAGGGGGAGACTTCAGGTCAGGTTAAGTATTTAAATGGCATGCCTCTGATTTATAGCAACTGGCACCAGCATGAGCCCAatggcaaagagaaagagaaatgtgtGGAGATGTACACTGATGGCACCTGGAATGACAAAAAATGCAATATGTACCGTCTCACAATCTGTGAATTTTAG
- the LOC131561458 gene encoding pulmonary surfactant-associated protein A-like, producing MMLSPQLHKILAVAFFLLPLCAQGKLAGFLPSFPFKPLFGGRSNSAEEQQIPDLTALAGNEHGDPIHQLEYRISRLEGVLRLNKMITESGGKIFSTNGKKADFDGTVEKCKEVGGSIATPKSPGENDAILYFVKYFNTYAYLGIKQSLIPGRFQLLNGAQLSYTNWYPNEPSGKGEEECVEMYTDGTWNDKKCNKNHLIVCQF from the exons ATGATGCTGTCTCCACAGCTGCACAAAATCTTAGCAGTAGCATTTTTCCTGCTCCCATTGTGTGCTCAAGGTAAACTTGCAGGATTTCTTCCATCGTTCCCTTTCAAGCCTTTGTTTGGAGGTAGGAGCAACAGTGCAGAAGAGCAACAAATACCAG AtctcacagctctggctggcaACGAACATGGGGACCCCATCCATCAATTGGAATATCGGATTTCCAGACTGGAAGGAG TCCTTCGCTTGAACAAGATGATAACAGAGTCTggaggaaaaatcttttctaccaatggaaaaaaagctgattttgaTGGTACAGTGGAAAAATGTAAAGAGGTTGGAGGCTCTATTGCCACTCCAAAGAGCCCTGGAGAGAATGATGCCATTCTGTactttgtgaaatattttaacaccTACGCCTACCTGGGGATAAAACAATCCCTTATTCCAGGAAGATTCCAGCTCCTGAATGGTGCTCAGCTGAGCTATACTAACTGGTATCCAAATGAACCTTCTGGCAAAGGAGAGGAGGAATGTGTGGAGATGTACACTGATGGCACTTGGAATGACAAGAAGTGTAACAAGAATCACCTTATTGTCTGCCAGTTTTAG